Within the Thermodesulfobacteriota bacterium genome, the region TGGCCAAGGCTCTGGATGAGATCGAGGTGCTGCAGGGGCTGTTGCCGGTGTGCCGGAACTGCCGGAGGATTCATAGTGCCGGCGACGAATGGATGACTGTCGAGGCCTTCCGGAGCAAAAGGAGCGGCTCGGACGTCAAGGACGAGATCTGTCCGGACTGCCTGCGCGACCTCTACGGCCTCGAGACCGCATGAGCTCCGATCAGACTCCCCGCCGATGCGGTTTCGTCAGCGCGGGCAGCCAAGCCCCAACGAGCCCGGCCATGGGCCGTCTGCAGGGCGACGCCTGCGTCGCCCCCGCTACGTCTTGCAGCGGTGGGGAGCCGCGCCGGACACCGGCGTCGCCCGCCCCCGCGATTCCCGACGGCGTCGGCATGATCCTCCCGTAGAAGGGGCGACGCATGCGTCGCCCCCCCTCACCCGCTGGCAGGACCGAAGTACCCCGCCTTGCGCCGGCCTTGCTATTCGTAATAGTGTGGCGTGCCCAGTTCGGCGGCGCCTGGCCCACCCTTGCGCGGGCTCTTGACGAAGGTATGGCTGCGCACGAACAGGTTGTCGGCGGTCTTGCCGGTGTTGGGCATGTATGCTTCCACCGTGAAGGTGGCATCGTGGCAGCTGCCGCAGGCATCCTTTGACACTTTCTTGATCTTGCCCTTGCCGGCGTGGGGTGAGTGGCAGGTGATGCACGACATCTTGGCCTTCTGATAATGGGCCGACTGGATGAAGCCCTGGTATTCCTGGTGATGCTTGGCTTCCTCGTAGACTCCGCTGGCCTTGGAGATCTCGTCGACCTTGAACATTCCCTTCAGGTCCCCCTGGTATTCTGCGTCAAAGGGGTGTTGCTCCTGGACCCCGGGAATGATGACCTCCTCGGGATACCATGTGGTCCAGTCGTCGCCTGGCCTGTGGGTCTCGCCAACCTTGGGGGCCGGGAAGTCCTCGCGTGGGTTGCCCTGGGCCGATTTCCACCGCTCGTTCTCGAGGCGGATATGGCAGTAGCCGCAAACCTTGGACTGCGCTTGGACGTCCAGGCGGGCCGGGTTGAAGATGTCCATCTCCTTCTTCGACTCGACATGGCGGGCCCCGGGGCCATGGCAGGCCTCGCAACCGACCCCCATTTCGACAAAGTCGCTCTTGACGGTCCGGCCGGCCTTTTCGTCATACTCCAGGATACGGTAGCCGGTGGTATGACAGGTGGCGCACATGCTGTCCCAGTCGTTTTTCTGGCCGTATTTTTCCCACATGAGGCTCGCGCGGTTGAACTGCATGTTGAGAAACTGGAGGCCGCCGGACTGCTCGTTCTTCACCAGGTAACGCTGTTTCCAGCGGGAGCCAACCACGTATTGGACATCGTCGAAGGTGTAGGTCTTGCCCGAGACATTACCGGTGGTCGGGCCGGGGTTGGTGCCGTCGCCGCCCCATTTCTCCACCGCCTCCTTCAGGATGGCGCCTTTTTTCGGCCTGATGATCTTGCTGTGCCACGATTCCTTCCAGCTTTCGTATTCCTCGGCATGGCACGTCCGGCAGGATTCCGAGCCGGCGAACTCCTCGGCGTGGCCTGCCTTTTTTTCCGACCCAGCCTCTCCGGTGCTGGTCACCACCAGGAGGCAACCGACAACTGCAATGGTCGATAAACCGGCTCGTTTCATGGTCAGCTCCTTGTTGATGATTGTTGGGATCTCCTTCGACATTCGCTGCCTTCTCAGTTCAACCACTGATCCGCCTCGGCAAGAAGCGCGGTCATGGTCAGGTCGTCCGGCAGGGTGTAGTCCTCGTACCAGGCCCCCAGGCCTTCGGCCAGGTGCGGGCTGACGAGCGTGACGATCTCGTCGGCCTCGGCCTCCAGGGCTTCCTGCGCCTGCGGCGTGATCGCCGGCAAGGCCATGGTCAGCCGCCGGGGCCTTCCCCACCTGAGCGCCGTGGCCGCGGCACGCATGGTGGTGAGCGTGGCGGTGCCGTCGTCGGCCAGGATGACCCACTTGTCCAGGATGCCGGGCGCCGGCCGGGCCGGGGGGCCGGTTCTCGCCGGCCAGACCGCCCAGCGCTGCACCTTCCTCATCTCTTCCCCGATGTCCTGGCTGGCCGCAAGGGCGATGGCGCCGAAGGCCTGCTGGGCAAGCCTGGGCCGCTCCAGCATCTGGACCAGAAAGGGCTCCAGGCGTGCCCCCAGGGCCTGCGCCACCTCGTGCGCGACCAGCAGGCCGCCGCGGGACAGAGCCACCACCAGACTGTCTCGGGCCGGGGCCTGGGGCCGCAGGACCTGGGCCAGCCGCGCTCCGACCTCCTTGCGATCCTTGAAGAGCATGATTTTCGCTCCGTCGATCCCGGCGCCTCGCCGGACGACGCATCTGTTCTCCTCCTCGTGCATAGTCCTGACCTCCCGCTGTCTTGCCGAGCAAGACACATGCCAGGCCGCGGGCATGGCCGCCAGGGCTCCCCTGGGCCAGTGAGCTGCCATGCGCGGGGCGCACCCAACGGGGTGCAACGCCGGAAGTCCTCTCTGGTGGCGGTTGTTTCTTGAAAGGGCACAGGTCGTATACGTCCTTCAGGACCTGTGAGGCCGGGGCGGGAAGTGAACCGGCACCGGACGCGGCATCCGATGGAACGGCGCCACCCCAACGGCTGCTGCGGCCCTGTCCTGGATGGCAGGATGTCGTCCTGGCTGGCAGGATTGCCTGCTGACCCGACAACGGCGCTGCTCTTCCGCCTTGCCGAACATCCGGGGCGTCTGGTATGAACAACCAGGAGCAAGGAGATCTTCCCCCCCCATTAGCCTGCTGCAACTGCAGGCTCTGGCTGCACCATTCCGGGGATGGGCCAACAGACAAGACTGCGGCTGCCGGAGGATCCAGGATGGAGCGCAAGGAGAAGAAGGGTGGCAGGACGACGGCGGGGGGGGAGAAGGTCGCCCGGAAGGGAAGCGGCCCTCCCCCGCCGGAGGAGGTTGCCCCGGCGGCCTCCCCACACCTGGTGCCGGTGGTGGGGGTCGGTGCCTCGGCCGGTGGCATCGAGGCGATCAGCCGGCTCCTGGAGGCCATGCCTCCGTCCCGCGGCTTTGCCATCGTTCTGGTCGTCCACCGGGACCCCCGATACCAGGGAGGGCTGGAGGAGCTGTTCGCCAAACGTACCGGGCTTACGGTCGTCCAGGCCGAGCACCGGTTGGCGGTGGAGCCGGACACGGTCTACGTCATTCCGCCCAACGCCTATTTGGCGCTGCAAGGCAACAGGTTCCGGGTTGACAAGCCGGTCCTCGTCCGCGGCACGCGGCTGCCCATCGACCACTTCTTCCATTCCCTGGGCGAGGAGCGCCGGGAGCAGGCCGTGGCCGTCATCCTCACCGGCACGGCATCGGACGGCGCCCTGGGCCTCAAGACGGTCAAGGAGCTGGGCGGCATGGTCATGGCCCAGGATCCGGCCACCGCCCTCCACGACTCCATGCCCAGGAGCGCCATCGCCACCGGTCTTGTGGACCATGTCCTGGCGGTGGAAGAGATGCCGGCGGCCATCGTCGACTACCTCCGGCATCCCCTGCTCAACCGCGTCGAGGCGACCCGGGAGCTGTCTGTGCAAGAGAAGGCCGCCTTGAACGAGGTGCTCTCTCTTTTGCGCTTCCGAACCAAGCACGATTTCCGCGGCTACAAGAAGACCACCCTGTTTCGCAGGATCCTCCGGCGGCTCAGCATCAACCGGCTGGAGGGCTTGCAGGAATACCTCGATTTCTTGCGCACCACCCCCCAGGAGATCGATCTTCTGAAAAAGGACCTCCTCATCAACGTCACCAGCTGGTTCCGGGACCAGGAGGCGTGGCAGCAGCTCGAGGCCGAGGTCATCCCCCGGCTTTTTGAGCGGCCGGAAAAGGAAGAGCCGGTGCGGGCCTGGATCGCCGGCTGCGCCACCGGCGAGGAGGCATACTCCCTGGCCATCCTTTTCCACGAGTACCTCGAAGGTGCCGGCCAGAGCCGGGTGGTGCAGATCTTCGCCACCGACGTGGACCAGGAGGCCCTGGAGATTGCCCGCCAGGGATCCTATTCCCGGAACATCGAGAACGAGGTCGACGCCAAAAGGCTCAGCCGCTTCTTCGACCAGCAGGAGGGGGCCTTTCGGGTCAAGAAGCGGCTGCGGGAATCGGTGATCTTCGCGCTGCACAATCTGATCGCTGATCCGCCGTTCTCGCGGCTCGATCTCATCTGCTGCCGGAATCTGCTCATCTACCTGGACACCGAGGTGCAACAGCGCATCCTGCCGCTGTTCCATTTCGCCCTGCGGGAAGGAGGCTTTCTCTTCCTTGGCCCCAGCGAGACCACCTCCCAGGCCCAGCACCTGTTCAGGACCGTGTCGAAGAAATGGCGGCTCTACAAGAGGATCGGCAGCGCGATCGCGGTCAATGCCCTGCAGCTGCCCTCGCCGCGGGAGGAGACCGGGCAGCTCTTCGGCCAGGAGCTTCAGACGCCGGCGGTCGCCGGCACCTTCAAGCTTGCCGAGACCGCCCGCCGCGTCCTTCTGGAGCGCTATGTGCCGGCGTCGGTGCTCATCGACCGCAAGGGAAGGGCACTCTATTTTCATGGCAGCCATGAAAAGTACCTGGTCCAGCCGGCGGGGGAACCGACGACCAATATCCTGGACATGGCCAGAGAGGGGCTGAAGACCAGGCTGCGCGGCGCGGTGCAGCAGGCGGCCGACTCCGAGCAGGAGATCGTGGCCGCCGGCGTCCGCCTCCGTCTCGGAGACCGCTACCAGCCGGTGAGGATCACGGTGCTGCCCTTCCAGCGGCCGCATCAGGCCGAGGGACTGCTCCTGGTGACCTTCGAGGACGAGGAGCGGCCGCAAGCCGACATCGAGGGGCGGCAGCCCTGCGAGGGCGACGTGGAGTCGGTGGTCAAGCAGCTGGAAGAGGAGCTGCACGCCACCATCGGGGACCTGGAGACCTCCAACGAGGAGCTGCGCAGCTCCAACGAGGAGATCCTGTCCATGAACGAGGAGCTCCAGTCATCGAACGAGGAGCTGGAGACCTCGAAGGAGGAGCTGCAGTCCATCAACGAGGAGCTCACCACCCTCAACGCCCAGCTGGCCGGGAAGATCCAGGATCTGGAAGAGGCCCATGCCGATCTGGACAACCTCATGCGCTCCACCCAGATCGCCTGCCTCTTTCTGGATGAGGAGCTGCGGATCAAGCGCTTCACCGCGGCTGCGGCGACCATCTTCAGCCTGTTGCCCACCGACTGCAGCCGGCCGTTGGCCGATCTCGACTACAAGCGCATCGACCCGGATCTTCTCGTCGCCTGCCGGCGGGTGCTGGACACGCTGGCAACCGAGGAGAAGGAGGTGTCGGGGGATGGCGGCATGTGGTACCTGCGCCGGATCCTGCCGTACCGGGACCAGGAGCAGCGCATCCGCGGGGTGGTGGTGACCTTCGCCAACGTCAGCCAGCTCAAGGCCGCGGAAGAAAGGCTTGAGGCCAGCCAGCTGGCCTACCGGCGGCTGGTGGACAACAACCCCGACGGCATCTGCCAGATCGACCAGGCCGGTGCCATCCGCACCGCCAACCCGGCCCTGGCCAGGATGCTGGGCTACCCGGCCGATGAGCTGGTGGGCCGGCCCCTCGTCGCGTTCCTGGCGCCGGATTCGCAACAGGAGGAGGCCGCCGGTCAGCTCACGGATGCTCTCCGGAAGGGGACGCCGCCGGTCTGCTGCCTCCAGGTGCTCAGGAAGGATGGCGGCCACGGGATGGTGGAGCTCTACGCCCTTTCGACCGGCGACAGTGGGAACAAGGACGGCGGCCTCTGGGTCCATCTGCGCGACATCAGCAGCCGCCAGCAGCTGGAGGATGTCATCTCCCGGAGCCGCCTGCGGGTCTATCAGACGCTGGATGCCATCCCGGCCCTGATTGCCTCCATCGACCGGGACGAGCGCTATCTCTTCGCCAGCCGTGGCCATGAGGACTATACCGGCAAGGCGCCCCAGGAGATGGCCGGCGCCACACTCCGGGAGGCGCTGGACGACGAAGCCTACCGGGTGCTGCAGCCCCGGGTCGCCGCCGCCCTCGCCGGCGAGCGGCAGGACTTCGAGCTCGAGCTGTGCCACCGACAGGACGGCCCGCGCCTCCATCGCGCCGTACTGGTGCCAGACGTTGCCTGCGGCCAGGCGGCGTGCGGCTGCTTTTTTCTGGCGGTGGATATCACCGGGGACAAAGAGACCCTTTCCCGGCTGGAAGAGCGGGATCGGCTCCTGGAGGCGATCATGACCTCGATTCCGGAAGGGATTGCGGTCGCGGAGGCCCCGGACATGCGCATTCGGATGATCAGCGCCCATGGCGTGCGCATGACCGGCCAGGAGGAAGCGTTTCTCAAGGACGCCAGCGTACTGCAGCAGGTGGCGCACTGGCGGCTCTTCCAGGAGGACGGGAAGACACCCCTGGCCATCGAAAGGATGCCCCTGGCCCGGGCCATCACCGCCGGCGAGACCACCGACAACCAGGCCCTGGTCATGAAGACCCCGGATGGCCGGGACATCCCGATCCTGTGCAGCGCGGCCCCGCTGCGGGACGCGGCCGGCGGCATCTCCGGCGGCATTCTCGCCTGGCGGGAGGTGACCGAGCTGAAGAGGGAGGTGGAACGGCTTACCCAGCTGGCCTTCATCCTGGAGCAGACGCCGCATATGGTCGGGTGCGCGACCCCGGACGGCCAGATCGTCTACCTCAACCAGGCGGCGCGGCGGATGGCGGGCATCGCGCCGGATGCCCCGCTGGCGGGCGAGACAGTGGACAGACACCAGCCGCCATGGGTGCAGCGGCTCTTGAGCGAGGAGGGGATCCCGGCCGCGATCCGTGATGGCGTCTGGCAGGGCGAGACCGCGGTGCTCGCTGCCGACGGTCGCGAGATCCCCTGCGCCCAGCTGGTCATCGCCCGGAAGGATCCGCAGGGCGAGGTGCGCTACCTGTCCACTGTTCTCCACGACCTGTCCGCGATCCTCGACGAGAAGAAGCGCCTGGAGAGCATGGTGAGCCGGCTGGAGAAGAGCAACGAGGATCTTGGCGAGCTGGGGTATGTCGTCTCCCACGATCTCAAGGAGCCGCTGCGCTCCATCGCCGGCTACCTGGACCTTTACGTCCGCCGCTACGGTGAGGGGCTGGAGCCCAAGGCCCGGCAGTTCCTGGATTTCGCCCGCCAGGGCGCGGCCCGGCTCGAGCGGCTGATCGACGACC harbors:
- a CDS encoding multiheme c-type cytochrome encodes the protein MSKEIPTIINKELTMKRAGLSTIAVVGCLLVVTSTGEAGSEKKAGHAEEFAGSESCRTCHAEEYESWKESWHSKIIRPKKGAILKEAVEKWGGDGTNPGPTTGNVSGKTYTFDDVQYVVGSRWKQRYLVKNEQSGGLQFLNMQFNRASLMWEKYGQKNDWDSMCATCHTTGYRILEYDEKAGRTVKSDFVEMGVGCEACHGPGARHVESKKEMDIFNPARLDVQAQSKVCGYCHIRLENERWKSAQGNPREDFPAPKVGETHRPGDDWTTWYPEEVIIPGVQEQHPFDAEYQGDLKGMFKVDEISKASGVYEEAKHHQEYQGFIQSAHYQKAKMSCITCHSPHAGKGKIKKVSKDACGSCHDATFTVEAYMPNTGKTADNLFVRSHTFVKSPRKGGPGAAELGTPHYYE
- a CDS encoding phosphoribosyltransferase family protein, with the protein product MLFKDRKEVGARLAQVLRPQAPARDSLVVALSRGGLLVAHEVAQALGARLEPFLVQMLERPRLAQQAFGAIALAASQDIGEEMRKVQRWAVWPARTGPPARPAPGILDKWVILADDGTATLTTMRAAATALRWGRPRRLTMALPAITPQAQEALEAEADEIVTLVSPHLAEGLGAWYEDYTLPDDLTMTALLAEADQWLN
- a CDS encoding CheR family methyltransferase codes for the protein MERKEKKGGRTTAGGEKVARKGSGPPPPEEVAPAASPHLVPVVGVGASAGGIEAISRLLEAMPPSRGFAIVLVVHRDPRYQGGLEELFAKRTGLTVVQAEHRLAVEPDTVYVIPPNAYLALQGNRFRVDKPVLVRGTRLPIDHFFHSLGEERREQAVAVILTGTASDGALGLKTVKELGGMVMAQDPATALHDSMPRSAIATGLVDHVLAVEEMPAAIVDYLRHPLLNRVEATRELSVQEKAALNEVLSLLRFRTKHDFRGYKKTTLFRRILRRLSINRLEGLQEYLDFLRTTPQEIDLLKKDLLINVTSWFRDQEAWQQLEAEVIPRLFERPEKEEPVRAWIAGCATGEEAYSLAILFHEYLEGAGQSRVVQIFATDVDQEALEIARQGSYSRNIENEVDAKRLSRFFDQQEGAFRVKKRLRESVIFALHNLIADPPFSRLDLICCRNLLIYLDTEVQQRILPLFHFALREGGFLFLGPSETTSQAQHLFRTVSKKWRLYKRIGSAIAVNALQLPSPREETGQLFGQELQTPAVAGTFKLAETARRVLLERYVPASVLIDRKGRALYFHGSHEKYLVQPAGEPTTNILDMAREGLKTRLRGAVQQAADSEQEIVAAGVRLRLGDRYQPVRITVLPFQRPHQAEGLLLVTFEDEERPQADIEGRQPCEGDVESVVKQLEEELHATIGDLETSNEELRSSNEEILSMNEELQSSNEELETSKEELQSINEELTTLNAQLAGKIQDLEEAHADLDNLMRSTQIACLFLDEELRIKRFTAAAATIFSLLPTDCSRPLADLDYKRIDPDLLVACRRVLDTLATEEKEVSGDGGMWYLRRILPYRDQEQRIRGVVVTFANVSQLKAAEERLEASQLAYRRLVDNNPDGICQIDQAGAIRTANPALARMLGYPADELVGRPLVAFLAPDSQQEEAAGQLTDALRKGTPPVCCLQVLRKDGGHGMVELYALSTGDSGNKDGGLWVHLRDISSRQQLEDVISRSRLRVYQTLDAIPALIASIDRDERYLFASRGHEDYTGKAPQEMAGATLREALDDEAYRVLQPRVAAALAGERQDFELELCHRQDGPRLHRAVLVPDVACGQAACGCFFLAVDITGDKETLSRLEERDRLLEAIMTSIPEGIAVAEAPDMRIRMISAHGVRMTGQEEAFLKDASVLQQVAHWRLFQEDGKTPLAIERMPLARAITAGETTDNQALVMKTPDGRDIPILCSAAPLRDAAGGISGGILAWREVTELKREVERLTQLAFILEQTPHMVGCATPDGQIVYLNQAARRMAGIAPDAPLAGETVDRHQPPWVQRLLSEEGIPAAIRDGVWQGETAVLAADGREIPCAQLVIARKDPQGEVRYLSTVLHDLSAILDEKKRLESMVSRLEKSNEDLGELGYVVSHDLKEPLRSIAGYLDLYVRRYGEGLEPKARQFLDFARQGAARLERLIDDLLQLTRLRRTDLAPASVDMNLLLDEVLSQLSAQIDEAGAEVTCDELLPVTGIASQLSLVLQNLVANGIKFAAPGRKPAIHIGCQRNDQGVVTSVRDNGIGIDPKHRQRIFQVFQRLHRQEDYPGTGIGLALCRRIVQNHGGEIWLESTPGEGATFFFSIPDPA